CCGCCAGCTGAGCTTTATTTTTCAGCAGCAACTTAAGGAACAACGCCATGTCCTGGATCTAATGGCTGGAAAACTGGAATCCTGCAGTCCTCTGGGAATTTTACAGCGGGGGTATGCGGTGGTTGAAAAACTGCCCGAACAGCAGGTGATTATTGATGCCGGCAAGCTGCAGCCCGGGGATCAGCTGGTGGCCAGATTTGCCCGTGGAAAAGCGTATTGTGGAGTTCAGGAGATTTTAAATGATGAATCTTGATTCTGGGGTGAGGGAACAGGTTGTGGAGGAAAAGCCCAGATTTTCTGTTGCTTTGTTCTCTTTGTCGTTGATGCTGATAATAATTCTGGTTTCATTGCGGCCTTTTTGTTCGCGGGCTCAGACAATAAAGCTGGGAAATATCGTCTACCAGGATGCTGATCTGGCTGTTTCCCTGTTCCCGAAGTCTCCATTGCAGGGTCAGGCGGTAATTGTGAGTATTCGTTGCCGCCATGCTTCACCTGTACCCCGGGAACTGCTGCTATTGGGGAAAAAGTTTAAAATAGTTGTCCTGGATGGAGGAGAATATAAAGCTGTATGCGCGGTGCCGCTGAATGCTCCGCTGGGTCCACAACAGCTGAAAATTGATCTGACTGATGCTGCAGTGGTAAAAATCCCCCTGACCATCGAGGCGGGTAATTATGGCGAAGAACATCTGCGGCTACCGGCTGAAATGGTTACTCCGACTAGTGCGCCCCATCTGAAACAAATTAAAAATGATCGTATATGCTTACGGCGGATATACAGTTCATCAAAAGCGGTGATCCGGTTTTCTCACCCTTTTATCCGGCCTTTGAAAAGTACCATTGTTACCCCTTTTGGCCGGCGTCGATTTCTCAATGATATTCCTAAAAGCCCTCATGGCGGTATTGACCTGCGGGGTAAAACCGGAACTCCGGTGCCGGCGACTGCCGGGGGGAAGGTAGCTTTCAGCGGCAAACTGTACTACAGTGGCAATGCGGTCATCATTGATCATGGGCTTGATGTTTTTTCCTTGTATCTGCATCTCGATACATTGTCAGTGGCTGAGGGTGATCAGGTGAACCAGGGGCAGATTGTCGGTAAGCTTGGCAGCACCGGCAGGGTGACCGGACCACATTTGCATTGGGGGATTAAGATTAACGGAATATTTGTTGACCCGCTGGAGTTTATTAATGAAAGCCGGTTGTTGCTTCAACCGGCCGGGGAGGAATGAAATGGCCAAACAGAGCTTTGAGACTGCCCTGAAGAAACTGGAAGAAGTGGTGGAAAAACTGGAATCCGGAGAGGTCTCTCTCGATCAGTCGCTGAAACTGTTTGAACAGGGAATTACCCTGGTTCGTCAATGCAGCAAGAGGCTGGATGAAGTTGAGAGCAAGGTGCAGGTGTTGGTCAGTGATGAACGGGGTGAAAGACTGGAAGATTTTTCATGAACGAGTTAAATGCTTATCTACAGCAACAGGCCCGATTGTTTGATCAATACCTTGAACGGCATTATAGCTTTCCAGAGAACAATCCTCAAGGACCGGTAGCGATTTTAGGGAAATCCATGGCCTACAGTCTGCTTGCCGGTGGCAAACGCCTGCGGCCGATTCTGGCCATGAGTTCCTGCCGTTTGTTTGGCGGCGAACTGGAACTGGTTTTGCCGGTAGCCTTAGCCATTGAGATGATTCATACCTATTCTCTCATCCATGATGATCTGCCGGCTATGGATGATGATGATTTTCGTCGGGGTTTGCCCACCAACCATAAGGTGTACGGCGAAGGAATGGCTATCCTGGCTGGAGATGCCTTACTGACTGATGCCTTCGGTCATCTTGCCGCTGTGGACGGGTTGTCCGGAGAAACGAGGCTTGAGCTGGTGCGAGGATTGTCCCGGGCTGCCGGTTCCGAAGGGATGGTGGCCGGACAGGCTATTGACCTGCATTATGAAGGGCGGCTGGATGTTTCCCAGGAGGTTTTATTTGATCTTCATCGGCGGAAAACCGGGGCGATGATCACTTTTGCCGTGCTGGCCGGGGGAATGGTGGCCGGTGCCGACAAGGAAGATCTGGCCCGCCTGGAAACCTATGGTCAGTCAATCGGACTTGCTTTTCAAATTGCCGATGATATGCTGGATGAGACTGGCACCCAGGCAGAATTGGGGAAAGATGCCGGCTCCGACCGGGAAAAGAATAAATTGACCTCCGTCAGCCTGTTGGGAATAGATGAATCCCGTGTCCTGCTTGAAGGACTGGTGGATAAGGCTGTCAGCGCCCTTGCACCCTATGGAAAACGGGCTGCACTCTTGCAGCAGATAGCCAATTATATTGCCGTCCGGAAAAATTGATTGAATGATGACTTCTGGAACTGAAGTATTTCTAGTGGCCGGTGCCGGTCGCTTTGGTTGTCAGGCAACTGCCAAGTTGCTGTTACGGTCCCGGGCACAGGTTTTTGTGGTTGAAAACAATTCTTTAACAGCCGGACAATTGCTGACTGAAATTCCTTCACTTGAGGGGCGGTTGGTGGCTGCTGACGCGGTGAAGTATCTGGCCGCTTATATCGGCAGTGATGATCATGATTCAACCTGGATCATCCCGACAATTCCTCTGCATCTGGCGGCGGCGATCATTATGCAGCTGACTGGCCGCGGCTGTCTGGAATGGGCTGATATTCCCCTGCTGCCCAACGGTTCCTTGGGGGGCAATGGTGAATTATACAGCAGTCTGGCGGATTTTATCTGTCCCGAAGACTGTCCCCAGCCCCCTGATCATTGTTATACCACCGGTGAGCCTCGGGAAAAATCCCTGGTGCAGATTCTTGCGGAGATTTCATATCATGATTATCCTTCCCTGGTATTGCAAAGCCGGCAGCTGGCTCCCGGGGTTGGCGGTTTCCAAGTGGCATCAATCCGCAAACTGCTTGTGCAGATGAATAATGATATTCCTGGTCCGCTGGTTTTCAGTACCGCCTGTCTTTGCCATGGAGTCAGCAATCTTCTGGGACCGATGACTGATCAAGGTGGAGAAAGGTGATGGTTTCTTCTCCACCATTGTTAGCTTCCGGCAGGAGCAAAAAAAGTCGTAAACAAAAAGCTCATGTGGTGCTGAATGAATTAAGCCGCTGTTATCCTCGGGTTGAATGTGGGCTTGTGTATCATAACCCGCTTGAATTGCTGATCGCCACCATCTTGTCGGCTCAGTGTACGGATGTACGGGTTAACAAGGTAACTCCAAAACTTTTTGCTGCCTTTCAAAACGCGTCAGATTTTGCTGAAGCGTCACCGACAAAACTTGAGGAAGCCATCCGTTCCACCGGTTTTTTTCGCAATAAATCCCGGAATATACAGGCCTGCTGCCGGCAGTTGGTGGAATTATATGATGGCCGGGTGCCGGGAAGCCTGGCTGAACTGGTGGAGTTGCCCGGCATCGGCCGAAAAACTGCCAATGTGGTCCTGGGGGAAGCGTTTCATGTCCCGGGATTGGTGGTGGACACTCATGTGAAAAGGCTGGTCAATAAAATCGGTTTAACCAGGGAAAAAACGCCGGAAAAGATTGAACAGGATCTGATGAGAATTGTGCCGGAGCAGAACTGGACACTTTTTTCCCATTTGCTGGTTGCCCATGGTCGCCAGATATGCTTTGCCCGCCGACCCCAATGCCGGGAATGTTTTTTGCGGCGTATCTGCAGTTATGGTAAGAATCATGGTGGTAGTTCATGAGGAGGTTTTGGCAGCATCGTCTGGCCCTGGTCGGATTATTGATTTTGCTGTCGCTGGTAGTTATGGCCCTGCTGGCACCGCAGTTGGCACCTTTTGATCCCTGGCAGATTGATCTCCCCGGTGAGCTGGAGGGACCAAGTATGTTTCATTGGCTGGGCCAGGACCAGTTGGGGCGTGATATCTTAAGTCGGATTATATATGGCAGTCGGGTTTCCCTGCTGGTTGGTGTCATTGTAGTCGGTTTTTCCCTGGCTTTTGGTTCCCTGGTGGGTGCCTATGCGGCCTATAAAGGGAAAATGTTGGATGCCGTTTTGCTGCGGGTTATGGATGTGATGCTGGCGTTTCCCGGGATTTTACTGGCTATCGCCCTGATCAGTATTATGGGTCCGTCCCTGAAAACAGTGATAGTGGCCCTGTCGGCGATGGGTTGGGTTGGTTATGCCCGGCTGACCCGGGGACAGGTGCTGGCGGAAAAAGAGAAAGAGTATATCCTGGCCGCCCGGGCTTCGGGTGCCGGCAGCCTGAGAATCATTGTTTTACATTTGTTGCCGAACTTGGCTGCCCCCTTAATTATTGAAGCAACTTTCGGGATTGCCGGGGTCATCCTGGCGGAATCATCCTTGAGTTTTCTGGGTTTGGGTCCCCAGGACCTGCCAACCTGGGGCGGGGCGCTCAATGAAGGAGTTCGCTATTTGCTGTTTGCGCCCCATCTCTCCCTGTTTCCCGGGCTGGCAGTTATGATTACCGTACTGGCTTTTAATTTTCTTGGTGATAGTTTGCGGGATTATCTTGACGTGCGAAAGTAGGGTTGGTGAGCGAATGCAAATCATTGATGTTTCAAGCCCTCATTATGATGACCGGCCCGCCGGGGTTGAGATCAGCCTGGTGGTGATCCATTCTATCAGCCTGCCTCCCGGTGAATTCGGCAATGGTCGGGTCATTGATTTTTTTCGTGGTTGTCTGCCGGTGAACGAACATCCTTATTTTCAGAAAATAGCCGCGCTTAAGGTATCAACCCACTATTTCATTGATCGTGCAGGGGCGGTTGTTCGTTTTGTTCCCGAGTTTAAACGGGCCTGGCATGCAGGCGTCAGCCGATTCGGTGGCCGGGAAAACTGCAATGATTTTTCTCTGGGGATTGAACTGGAAGGTGATGATTCTCATCCTTTTACTCCCGTGCAGTATGACATGCTGAACCGGCTGCTGGCCGATATTGGTCGTCGTTACCACCAGGTGTCCAGGGAGCGGATTGTCGGTCACGCCGATATCGCTCCAGGACGAAAAACTGATCCAGGGCCTTTTTTTGATTGGGACCGGGTATTTTTGTTATGAATGCCGCCCAATTGGTTATGATGGGGATTGAGGGAGTATCTCTGACCAGGCCTGAAAGGGAGGTGCTGGCGAATACGCCGCCAGGGGGAATTATTCTCTTCAGCCGGAATTGTCCCAGTGCTTTGTCCTGCGCTGACCTGGTAGCTGAGATTCAGGAGCTGAATCATAACGGAGCGCCGCCGCTGCTGGTTGCCATCGACCAGGAATATGGGCCGGTATGTCGTTTGCGGCAGGGGATACCATCTTTTCCCGGGGCAACCGAGCTGGGTGAAAAAGGTGAACTCTCTGTAACCGAAATGACGGCCGGGAATATTGGCCGGTGTCTTGCTGGTTTTGGGGTGAATGTGAATCTGGCGCCGGTGGCTGATTTAGCCTGTACCGGTAGCCCGGTGCTGGCTGATCGCTGCTTTGCTTCCGAGCCCCAGGAAGTTACAAAACAGGTATGCAGCTACATCGTTGGGCTGCAAAGATCAGGTGTGGCTGCCTGTGCCAAGCATTTTCCCGGCCATGGATCGGTGACCGATGACAGCCATGCGATGTTGCCGGTTTCATCCATGAGCCTGGACGAACTGTTGTCCAGCCATCTGCAGCCCTTTGCTGCAGCTATTGCTGCCGGGGTTAAAATAATCATGACCGCTCACATTATGTTTCCGCGGATTGATTCTTCTCTGCCGGCAACTCTTTCAAGCTTTTTTCTCAACCGTCTTTTGCGGCGGCAACTGGGTTTTACCGGCGTTCTTCTTTCTGATGACCTCGATATGGCGGCCATGGAGAGCGGCAATGAACTGGCTGTTACAATGTTTCAGGGCCTGAAAGCCGGCCTGGATATGGTTTTATGGGGCCGCAATATTAAAAAAGGTGATGATCCCCGCCGGGTTTTATCTCGGCTGCAGGAAATGATGGATGATCAAGACGCTGATATGCAGGCTCAGTTTGCCGACGAGCAGAAAAGGCTGCTTGATTTGCGAAACTGGCTGGAAAAGTGATGGGTAAGGGTGTATATGATCAGCCTTGGAATTGAACAACTGCTGACGAGTTCTGCTCATTTGCTCAAGGGCAAAAGATTTGCTTTTTTAACCCATGCCGCGGCCTGTGTCCGGAGTGGATCATCCTCGCTGGCGGAAATTATGGCATTTTTTCCGGGACAGCTGCAGGTGGTCTGGATTCCCCAGCATGGTTTTTACGGGGTCAAACAGGCAAATATGATTCCTTCAGCAGATTTTCTGGATCCCCTGACCGGAATACCAGTCAGGAGTCTTTATGGTGATCGGCGGCGGCCTTCACGGGAAATGTTCACTGGCATCGATCTGGTCCTGGTTGACCTGGTAGATGTGGGTTGCCGGGTATATACCTATCTCTGGACTCTGGTGCTGGTCATGCAGGCGGCTGCCGAGGCCGGGGTGCCGGTTATGGTTCTTGACCGGCCTAATCCGCTGGGGGGAGAACGGGTAGAAGGCAATCTGTTAAAGCCCGAAAATGCATCTTTCGTGGGGCTCTATCCTTTGCCCATGCGCCATGGTCTGAGTTTAGGTGAATTGGCCCGTTATCTCAATGAAGTTTATGCTTTCGGCTGCCAGCTGGAGGTGATGCCCATGACCGGCTGGCAACGTAAACACTATGCAGATAAAACTGATACTTTCTGGGTGCCGCCATCGCCTAATATGCCGACATTGACCACTGCCCTGGTATATCCCGGCCAGGTACTGTTTGAAGGCACAAATCTATCCGAAGGTCGGGGGACCACCACCCCCTTTGAACTCTGGGGGGCACCATTTATAGAACCCGGGAGGATACTGGCTGAAATTGATCTTCGGGTGAGCCGCGGTGTTTTCCTGCGGCCGGCATATTTTTCTCCCACCTTTGACAAATGGTTTGGGGGCACCGATAAAGCAATGTCCCCACAGGTATGCGGCGGGTTGCAGATACATGTTACTGACCGCCGACTTTTTCAACCATATCTTTTAAGCCTGGAACTGTTGCGGGTAGTGATGAAATTGTATGGTGATCAGTTTGTCTGGCTGCAGCCGCCCTATGAATACGAAGACGAAAAGTTGCCCATTGATATTCTTACCGGTGATGAACATATTCGACTGGCATTGGAAAATGGCGAAGATCTGGTTTCTCTTTCTGAATCATGGCTGCCGGAGTTGCAGGAATTCTGTCAGCGACGTCAGGAGTTCCTTTTATATTGACAGTAAAATGCTGCCGGGATTATAACACGCAATAAAAATGATGAGGTGATAACCATTGTCAGAATCAGATAAATGCATGAGTATGGTCGAGGCTATCAGGCGCTTTGTCAAACCGGAAACACATCTGTCCGTTGGCGGTTTTACCCTGAATCGCAATCCTATGGCCGCGGTGTATGAAATTATCCGCCAGCGCTTGAGTGGTCTTCATATCTACGCTCATTCCAATGGTCAGGGAGTTGATGAGCTGATTGGTGCCGGCTGCGTGCGGGCGATTGAAATTGCCTATGGTGGCAATGGTCGTTTCGCTCCCACCTGCATTCGTTTTCGTAAAGCTATAGAAACCGGCCAAATCAATTTTGAGGATTATTCCAATTACCAGATGACCCTGCGGTTTATGGCCGGGGCCATGGGGGTGCCGTTTCTGCCAACCACTTCCGGATTGGGAACCGATATTTTGCAAAAATGGGGTTTTTCGCCGGAATTTCGCGAAGCGGAAGCCCGTTTGCCCCGGGAAAAGCTTCTGGTTATGGATAATCCTTTTCGACGCCGGGATGAAGATTCGGCAAAGGTGGTTTTGCTTCCGGCGATTAATCCGGATGTGACTATTATTCACGTGCAGAAAGCCGGTCGTCAGGGAACTGTCTGCATTGATGGCTTGACCTTTGCCGATGTGGAACAGGCCAAAGCTGCCCGGCACCTGATTGTGAGCTGTGAAAAGCTGGTGGAGGAAGAGGAAATGCGTTTAGAGCCGGGGAAAAACCAGCTACCTTTTTTCCTGGTGGATGCGGTGGTGCTGCAACCTTACGGAGCCTATCCCACCGCCTGTTATGGGTGCTATGATTATGATCCACAATATCTGAAAATGTACCGACAAGTGGCCAGAGATGATGTCTCATACAGTGATTACCTGGAGGAATACGTCTACGGGGTTGAAAATCATGAGCGGCTTTGCGATCTGGTTGGGTCCGATAGCTTGCAGCGGATAAAGGCGGACAGCCCTCAGGGTTACGCTGCCGGTTTGGAGCGGAGTTGATGATGGATTTTACCTTGAGCGAGATGATGGCCGTGGTTGCCGCCCGGGAGAT
The sequence above is a segment of the Pseudomonadota bacterium genome. Coding sequences within it:
- a CDS encoding farnesyl diphosphate synthase, with amino-acid sequence MNELNAYLQQQARLFDQYLERHYSFPENNPQGPVAILGKSMAYSLLAGGKRLRPILAMSSCRLFGGELELVLPVALAIEMIHTYSLIHDDLPAMDDDDFRRGLPTNHKVYGEGMAILAGDALLTDAFGHLAAVDGLSGETRLELVRGLSRAAGSEGMVAGQAIDLHYEGRLDVSQEVLFDLHRRKTGAMITFAVLAGGMVAGADKEDLARLETYGQSIGLAFQIADDMLDETGTQAELGKDAGSDREKNKLTSVSLLGIDESRVLLEGLVDKAVSALAPYGKRAALLQQIANYIAVRKN
- the ampD gene encoding 1,6-anhydro-N-acetylmuramyl-L-alanine amidase AmpD produces the protein MQIIDVSSPHYDDRPAGVEISLVVIHSISLPPGEFGNGRVIDFFRGCLPVNEHPYFQKIAALKVSTHYFIDRAGAVVRFVPEFKRAWHAGVSRFGGRENCNDFSLGIELEGDDSHPFTPVQYDMLNRLLADIGRRYHQVSRERIVGHADIAPGRKTDPGPFFDWDRVFLL
- a CDS encoding M23 family metallopeptidase, with protein sequence MMNLDSGVREQVVEEKPRFSVALFSLSLMLIIILVSLRPFCSRAQTIKLGNIVYQDADLAVSLFPKSPLQGQAVIVSIRCRHASPVPRELLLLGKKFKIVVLDGGEYKAVCAVPLNAPLGPQQLKIDLTDAAVVKIPLTIEAGNYGEEHLRLPAEMVTPTSAPHLKQIKNDRICLRRIYSSSKAVIRFSHPFIRPLKSTIVTPFGRRRFLNDIPKSPHGGIDLRGKTGTPVPATAGGKVAFSGKLYYSGNAVIIDHGLDVFSLYLHLDTLSVAEGDQVNQGQIVGKLGSTGRVTGPHLHWGIKINGIFVDPLEFINESRLLLQPAGEE
- the nth gene encoding endonuclease III, with the translated sequence MVSSPPLLASGRSKKSRKQKAHVVLNELSRCYPRVECGLVYHNPLELLIATILSAQCTDVRVNKVTPKLFAAFQNASDFAEASPTKLEEAIRSTGFFRNKSRNIQACCRQLVELYDGRVPGSLAELVELPGIGRKTANVVLGEAFHVPGLVVDTHVKRLVNKIGLTREKTPEKIEQDLMRIVPEQNWTLFSHLLVAHGRQICFARRPQCRECFLRRICSYGKNHGGSS
- a CDS encoding CoA-transferase, with the translated sequence MSESDKCMSMVEAIRRFVKPETHLSVGGFTLNRNPMAAVYEIIRQRLSGLHIYAHSNGQGVDELIGAGCVRAIEIAYGGNGRFAPTCIRFRKAIETGQINFEDYSNYQMTLRFMAGAMGVPFLPTTSGLGTDILQKWGFSPEFREAEARLPREKLLVMDNPFRRRDEDSAKVVLLPAINPDVTIIHVQKAGRQGTVCIDGLTFADVEQAKAARHLIVSCEKLVEEEEMRLEPGKNQLPFFLVDAVVLQPYGAYPTACYGCYDYDPQYLKMYRQVARDDVSYSDYLEEYVYGVENHERLCDLVGSDSLQRIKADSPQGYAAGLERS
- the nagZ gene encoding beta-N-acetylhexosaminidase, with product MNAAQLVMMGIEGVSLTRPEREVLANTPPGGIILFSRNCPSALSCADLVAEIQELNHNGAPPLLVAIDQEYGPVCRLRQGIPSFPGATELGEKGELSVTEMTAGNIGRCLAGFGVNVNLAPVADLACTGSPVLADRCFASEPQEVTKQVCSYIVGLQRSGVAACAKHFPGHGSVTDDSHAMLPVSSMSLDELLSSHLQPFAAAIAAGVKIIMTAHIMFPRIDSSLPATLSSFFLNRLLRRQLGFTGVLLSDDLDMAAMESGNELAVTMFQGLKAGLDMVLWGRNIKKGDDPRRVLSRLQEMMDDQDADMQAQFADEQKRLLDLRNWLEK
- a CDS encoding ABC transporter permease, encoding MRRFWQHRLALVGLLILLSLVVMALLAPQLAPFDPWQIDLPGELEGPSMFHWLGQDQLGRDILSRIIYGSRVSLLVGVIVVGFSLAFGSLVGAYAAYKGKMLDAVLLRVMDVMLAFPGILLAIALISIMGPSLKTVIVALSAMGWVGYARLTRGQVLAEKEKEYILAARASGAGSLRIIVLHLLPNLAAPLIIEATFGIAGVILAESSLSFLGLGPQDLPTWGGALNEGVRYLLFAPHLSLFPGLAVMITVLAFNFLGDSLRDYLDVRK
- the xseB gene encoding exodeoxyribonuclease VII small subunit, with protein sequence MAKQSFETALKKLEEVVEKLESGEVSLDQSLKLFEQGITLVRQCSKRLDEVESKVQVLVSDERGERLEDFS
- a CDS encoding DUF1343 domain-containing protein; its protein translation is MISLGIEQLLTSSAHLLKGKRFAFLTHAAACVRSGSSSLAEIMAFFPGQLQVVWIPQHGFYGVKQANMIPSADFLDPLTGIPVRSLYGDRRRPSREMFTGIDLVLVDLVDVGCRVYTYLWTLVLVMQAAAEAGVPVMVLDRPNPLGGERVEGNLLKPENASFVGLYPLPMRHGLSLGELARYLNEVYAFGCQLEVMPMTGWQRKHYADKTDTFWVPPSPNMPTLTTALVYPGQVLFEGTNLSEGRGTTTPFELWGAPFIEPGRILAEIDLRVSRGVFLRPAYFSPTFDKWFGGTDKAMSPQVCGGLQIHVTDRRLFQPYLLSLELLRVVMKLYGDQFVWLQPPYEYEDEKLPIDILTGDEHIRLALENGEDLVSLSESWLPELQEFCQRRQEFLLY